A genomic segment from Pristiophorus japonicus isolate sPriJap1 chromosome 16, sPriJap1.hap1, whole genome shotgun sequence encodes:
- the LOC139227123 gene encoding CD276 antigen homolog isoform X1 produces the protein MGSYHTISLLSVILYTSTPSAQKFVTLTCNHSVTGILNEDTTLPCTFKSIMGKTFNVIELSKYREGGEAKHVFNSKESFREAQDRIKLLHQDSQDISLVIQKTQLSDNGTYQYYLETSAGYRTQDIALKVKAPYNLPEVTLFPNLTRTMRRTNLTCETTGYPLAQIHWFVYDKKNLTLEAETNNVTTPQGLFKITSTLPIRIAESALEGYYTCAVWNEEEQKYEVQKHFPIPVLDASNQSRQSEGKKNKVLTAVFVIVAALLSGIAILIFLRFRRRFRPAVRRESKFVMVPSD, from the exons ATGGGTTCATACCATACAATAAGTCTGCTTTCTGTCATCTTATACACAAGCACACCCTCTGCACAAA AGTTCGTGACTTTAACGTGTAACCATTCAGTGACAGGAATATTGAATGAAGACACGACATTACCATGCACATTCAAATCAATAATGGGGAAAACATTTAATGTCATCGAATTGAGTAAATATAGAGAAGGTGGAGAAGCAAAACATGTTTTTAACTCAAAGGAAAGTTTCAGAGAAGCTCAGGATCGAATTAAACTACTTCATCAAGATTCACAAGACATATCACTGGTAATCCAGAAAACACAACTGTCAGATAATGGGACCTATCAATATTATTTGGAAACTTCTGCTGGTTACAGAACTCAAGACATCGCACTGAAGGTTAAAG ctCCATACAATTTGCCAGAAGTGACCTTATTCCCAAATCTCACAAGAACAATGAGAAGAACAAACCTTACTTGTGAAACGACTGGATACCCACTAGCTCAGATTCACTGGTTTGTCTATGATAAAAAGAATCTCACATTGGAGGCTGAAACTAATAATGTGACAACACCACAGGGGCTGTTCAAGATCACGAGCACTCTTCCAATCAGAATAGCAGAAAGTGCCCTGGAAGGTTATTATACTTGTGCCGTGTGGAATGAGGAAGAGCAGAAATACGAGGTGCAGAAACACTTTCCAA TTCCAGTCTTGGATGCATCTAATCAAAGTCGCCAAAGTGAAGGGAAAAAGAATAAGGTCCTCACAGCAGTCTTTGTCATTGTTGCAGCACTTTTATCTGGAATAGCCATCTTGATATTTTTGCGATTCAGGAGAAGATTCCGTCCAG cagTTAGGAGAGAATCCAAATTCGTAATG GTACCAAGTGACTAA
- the LOC139227123 gene encoding CD276 antigen homolog isoform X2, which produces MGSYHTISLLSVILYTSTPSAQKFVTLTCNHSVTGILNEDTTLPCTFKSIMGKTFNVIELSKYREGGEAKHVFNSKESFREAQDRIKLLHQDSQDISLVIQKTQLSDNGTYQYYLETSAGYRTQDIALKVKAPYNLPEVTLFPNLTRTMRRTNLTCETTGYPLAQIHWFVYDKKNLTLEAETNNVTTPQGLFKITSTLPIRIAESALEGYYTCAVWNEEEQKYEVQKHFPIPVLDASNQSRQSEGKKNKVLTAVFVIVAALLSGIAILIFLRFRRRFRPVRRESKFVMVPSD; this is translated from the exons ATGGGTTCATACCATACAATAAGTCTGCTTTCTGTCATCTTATACACAAGCACACCCTCTGCACAAA AGTTCGTGACTTTAACGTGTAACCATTCAGTGACAGGAATATTGAATGAAGACACGACATTACCATGCACATTCAAATCAATAATGGGGAAAACATTTAATGTCATCGAATTGAGTAAATATAGAGAAGGTGGAGAAGCAAAACATGTTTTTAACTCAAAGGAAAGTTTCAGAGAAGCTCAGGATCGAATTAAACTACTTCATCAAGATTCACAAGACATATCACTGGTAATCCAGAAAACACAACTGTCAGATAATGGGACCTATCAATATTATTTGGAAACTTCTGCTGGTTACAGAACTCAAGACATCGCACTGAAGGTTAAAG ctCCATACAATTTGCCAGAAGTGACCTTATTCCCAAATCTCACAAGAACAATGAGAAGAACAAACCTTACTTGTGAAACGACTGGATACCCACTAGCTCAGATTCACTGGTTTGTCTATGATAAAAAGAATCTCACATTGGAGGCTGAAACTAATAATGTGACAACACCACAGGGGCTGTTCAAGATCACGAGCACTCTTCCAATCAGAATAGCAGAAAGTGCCCTGGAAGGTTATTATACTTGTGCCGTGTGGAATGAGGAAGAGCAGAAATACGAGGTGCAGAAACACTTTCCAA TTCCAGTCTTGGATGCATCTAATCAAAGTCGCCAAAGTGAAGGGAAAAAGAATAAGGTCCTCACAGCAGTCTTTGTCATTGTTGCAGCACTTTTATCTGGAATAGCCATCTTGATATTTTTGCGATTCAGGAGAAGATTCCGTCCAG TTAGGAGAGAATCCAAATTCGTAATG GTACCAAGTGACTAA
- the LOC139227125 gene encoding programmed cell death 1 ligand 2-like — translation MDSYRTISLLYVILYTSAVSAQNFVTLKCNHSVTGIFNEDTELLCTFESTTVKTISLVELSKYGEGNRTKSVFNSKENVTGAQGRIKLRCQSSQDISLVIEKTQLSDSGTYQYYLETNAGHVHQNITLKVKAPYSLPEETVFLNLTRTMDTTNLTCETIAYRPTQIHWFVDDERNLTLKAKTNNVKTTQGLFKITSTLPIKVAEIALKSNYTCAVWNEEEEKYKVQKHFQILDLPNHDQQSKRNMVLIAVFVIIGALFFVLAILVVLRFRRIRHSDRRSRPEFTMIPRWLNVNSDRTE, via the exons ATGGATTCATACCGTACAATAAGTCTGCTTTATGTCATTTTATACACAAGCGCAGTCTCTGCACAAA ATTTCGTGACTTTAAAGTGTAACCATTCAGTGACAGGAATATTTAATGAAGACACTGAACTCCTATGCACATTCGAATCAACAACAGTGAAAACAATTAGTCTCGTCGAACTGAGTAAATATGGAGAAGGTAATAGAACAAAATCTGTCTTTAACTCAAAGGAAAATGTCACAGGAGCTCAGGGGCGAATTAAATTACGTTGTCAAAGTTCACAAGACATATCACTGGTAATCGAGAAAACACAACTGTCAGATAGTGGGACCTATCAATATTATTTGGAAACTAATGCCGGTCACGTCCATCAAAACATCACACTGAAGGTTAAAG cCCCATACAGTTTGCCAGAAGAGACCGTATTCCTAAATCTCACACGAACAATGGATACAACAAACCTTACTTGTGAAACAATTGCATACCGACCGACTCAGATTCACTGGTTTGTTGATGATGAAAGGAACCTCACACTCAAAGCTAAAACTAATAATGTGAAAACCACACAGGGGCTGTTCAAGATCACCAGCACTCTTCCAATCAAGGTAGCAGAGATTGCCCTGAAAAGTAATTATACTTGTGCCGTGTGGAATGAGGAAGAGGAGAAATACAAGGTGCAGAAACACTTCCAAA TCTTGGATCTACCTAATCATGATCAACAAAGTAAAAGGAATATGGTCCTCATAGCAGTCTTTGTCATTATTGGAGCACTTTTTTTTGTATTAGCCATCTTGGTGGTTTTGCGATTCAGGAGAATAAGGCATTCAG